From Pulveribacter suum, a single genomic window includes:
- a CDS encoding magnesium transporter CorA family protein, whose product MTEATTTPAPFRVFHVQPGASAAELDALPLRPPPVGFYWVACTRAALEADLARFQAMVQAVTGLQLVDLHVTDLLSTQLPSHYDYTSQYDLLVMRQLATTNGTAEQPLPRTVRGGPPVLRRIDTSPVGLALFDALLLSVHPADCTVRDAYAERLVAPPPAVAQLLNADQAEEAADTLVCHLNTSPSVAGVGLPGSTADLMLRLINHIVDNYLELRRGLSRQLDHWQVALLNPRGRFNHWSSLMVARLALHHLTEICEDQRSALQAWSGALDGGRMACDSGLAQRELELLKVRSRDVLEHIARVAHHVRRLEQSTEAAVQMHFSVQNNRTNEIMRVLTVLTAVFLPLNLIAGIFGMNFEVLPFVDQDNGFWGALLVMLLIAGGLTVYFWRNRYLARTGR is encoded by the coding sequence TTGACTGAAGCAACCACGACCCCTGCCCCGTTTCGCGTCTTCCACGTCCAGCCCGGCGCCAGCGCCGCCGAGCTGGACGCCCTGCCCCTGCGGCCCCCGCCCGTGGGCTTTTACTGGGTGGCATGCACGCGCGCCGCGCTGGAAGCCGACCTGGCGCGCTTTCAGGCCATGGTCCAGGCCGTCACCGGCTTGCAGCTGGTGGACCTGCACGTCACGGACCTGCTCAGCACCCAGCTGCCCTCGCACTACGACTACACCTCGCAATACGACCTGCTGGTCATGCGCCAGCTGGCGACCACGAACGGTACGGCCGAGCAGCCCCTGCCGCGCACCGTGCGCGGCGGCCCGCCGGTGCTGCGACGCATCGACACCAGCCCCGTGGGCCTGGCGCTGTTCGACGCGCTGCTGCTGTCGGTGCACCCGGCCGACTGCACCGTGCGCGATGCCTACGCCGAGCGGCTGGTGGCGCCGCCGCCAGCGGTTGCTCAGCTGCTGAACGCCGACCAGGCCGAGGAAGCGGCCGACACCCTGGTGTGCCACCTCAATACCAGCCCCTCGGTGGCGGGCGTGGGCCTGCCCGGCAGCACGGCCGACCTGATGCTGCGCCTGATCAACCACATCGTGGACAACTACCTGGAGCTGCGCCGCGGCCTGTCGCGCCAGCTCGACCACTGGCAGGTCGCGCTCCTGAACCCGCGCGGGCGCTTCAACCACTGGAGCTCGCTGATGGTCGCGCGCCTGGCGCTGCACCACCTGACGGAGATCTGCGAGGACCAGCGCTCGGCCCTGCAGGCCTGGAGCGGCGCGCTGGACGGCGGCCGCATGGCCTGCGACAGCGGCCTGGCGCAGCGCGAGCTTGAGCTGCTGAAGGTGCGCTCGCGCGACGTGCTGGAGCACATCGCACGCGTCGCACACCACGTGCGCCGGCTGGAGCAGAGCACCGAGGCGGCCGTGCAGATGCACTTTTCGGTGCAGAACAACCGCACCAACGAAATCATGCGCGTGCTGACCGTGCTCACCGCCGTGTTCCTGCCGCTGAACCTGATCGCCGGCATCTTCGGCATGAACTTTGAGGTACTGCCTTTCGTGGACCAGGACAACGGCTTTTGGGGCGCGCTGCTGGTCATGCTGCTGATCGCCGGGGGGCTGACGGTGTACTTCTGGCGCAACCGCTACCTGGCGCGCACGGGGCGTTGA
- the hemB gene encoding porphobilinogen synthase — protein sequence MHLSSPTLFPAQRPRRLRRDAFTRNLVREHVLSPHDFIYPVFVHEGQQRRTPVASMPGVERLSLDLLLPVAEECVRLGVPYLALFPSIDGELKTLDGRESLNPEGLIPRVIRALKEEFPALGVMTDVALDPYTSHGQDGLIDDSGYILNDETVELLVGQALAHAEAGVDMVAPSDMMDGRIGAIRDALEAHGHIHTRIMAYSAKYASAFYGPFRDAVGSSANLGASNKNVYQMDPANTDEALREVALDLAEGADMVMVKPGMPYLDVLRRVKDEFKVPTFAYQVSGEYAMLKAASANGWLDHDKTMMESLLAFKRAGADGVLTYFALEAARLLRK from the coding sequence ATGCATCTGTCCAGCCCCACCCTCTTTCCCGCCCAGCGCCCGCGCCGCCTGCGCCGCGATGCCTTCACCCGCAACCTGGTGCGCGAGCACGTGCTGTCGCCGCACGACTTCATCTACCCGGTGTTCGTGCATGAAGGCCAGCAGCGGCGCACGCCGGTGGCCTCCATGCCGGGCGTGGAGCGCCTGAGCCTGGACCTGCTGCTGCCGGTGGCCGAGGAATGCGTGCGCTTAGGTGTGCCCTACCTGGCGCTGTTTCCGTCCATCGACGGCGAGCTGAAGACGCTGGACGGCCGCGAGTCGCTGAACCCCGAGGGCCTGATCCCGCGCGTGATCCGGGCGTTGAAAGAGGAGTTCCCCGCGCTGGGCGTGATGACCGACGTGGCGCTGGACCCCTACACCAGCCACGGCCAGGACGGCCTGATCGACGACAGCGGCTACATCCTCAACGACGAGACCGTGGAGCTGCTGGTCGGCCAGGCGCTGGCACACGCCGAGGCCGGCGTGGACATGGTCGCGCCCAGCGACATGATGGACGGGCGCATCGGTGCGATTCGGGACGCCCTGGAGGCGCACGGCCACATCCACACCCGCATCATGGCCTACAGCGCCAAGTACGCCAGCGCCTTCTACGGGCCGTTTCGCGACGCGGTGGGGTCAAGCGCCAACCTGGGCGCGAGCAACAAGAACGTCTACCAGATGGACCCGGCCAACACCGACGAGGCGCTGCGCGAAGTGGCGCTGGACCTGGCCGAGGGCGCGGACATGGTCATGGTCAAGCCCGGCATGCCCTACCTGGACGTGCTGCGCCGCGTCAAGGACGAGTTCAAGGTGCCGACTTTCGCCTACCAGGTGTCGGGCGAATACGCCATGCTGAAAGCGGCTTCTGCCAACGGCTGGCTGGACCACGACAAAACCATGATGGAGTCGCTGTTGGCCTTCAAACGCGCGGGCGCCGACGGTGTGCTGACCTACTTTGCCCTGGAGGCGGCACGCTTGCTCCGAAAATGA
- a CDS encoding CopD family protein: protein MLWVKAFHIVFIASWFAGLFYLPRIFVNLAMVEPGSTLERERLLLMARKLLRFTTLLAVPAIGLGLWLWLGWWRGAGGWLHAKLALVLLVVGYHHACAVLLRKLAAGTSRRSHAWFRWFNEVPVLLLVAIVVLAVVKPF, encoded by the coding sequence ATGCTCTGGGTCAAAGCCTTCCACATCGTCTTCATCGCCAGCTGGTTCGCCGGGCTGTTCTATCTGCCGCGCATCTTCGTGAACCTGGCCATGGTCGAGCCCGGCTCCACGCTGGAGCGCGAGCGCCTGCTGCTCATGGCGCGCAAGCTGCTGCGCTTCACCACCTTGCTGGCGGTGCCGGCCATCGGCCTGGGCCTGTGGCTGTGGCTGGGCTGGTGGCGCGGCGCGGGCGGCTGGCTGCATGCCAAGCTGGCGCTGGTGCTGCTCGTCGTGGGCTACCACCATGCCTGCGCGGTGCTGCTGCGCAAGCTGGCGGCGGGCACCAGCCGGCGCAGCCATGCGTGGTTCCGCTGGTTCAACGAGGTGCCGGTGCTGCTGCTGGTGGCCATCGTGGTGCTGGCGGTGGTCAAGCCCTTCTAG
- a CDS encoding VanZ family protein — protein MHKTSAWPLALIYGALIVFASLFPFEGWRGQGVSPWVFLTARIPPPYWTWFDVNINVAGYAPLGFLLALACMRSGWPRVAVPLAALSGALLSLSMEYLQIFLPRRVPSNMDLALNAAGALAGALVAALLERLGAIARWSRFRERWFTPQARGALVLLALWPWALLFPAALPFGLGQMWQRLQDALAELLEGTPFLDWLPLREAALEPLSRGSELLAVALGLLIPCLLGYCVVRSLPRRATFTLATAAVGVGVTALSAGLSWGPAHAWEWLTPGARAGVVLGLLLALALLAVPRRACAALLLVVLVLHLGLLNDAPADAYFTQTLQAWEQGRFIRFYGLGQWLDWLWPYATLVYVLLQVSRREARS, from the coding sequence ATGCACAAGACCTCGGCCTGGCCGCTGGCGCTGATCTATGGGGCGCTGATCGTCTTTGCCAGCCTGTTTCCCTTCGAGGGCTGGCGCGGGCAGGGCGTGTCGCCCTGGGTCTTTCTCACGGCGCGCATCCCGCCGCCGTACTGGACGTGGTTTGACGTCAACATCAACGTGGCCGGCTACGCGCCGCTGGGCTTTTTGCTGGCGCTGGCCTGCATGCGCTCGGGCTGGCCGCGCGTGGCGGTGCCGCTGGCGGCCCTCAGCGGCGCGCTGCTGTCGCTGTCCATGGAGTACCTGCAGATCTTCCTGCCGCGGCGCGTGCCCTCCAACATGGACCTGGCGCTCAATGCCGCGGGCGCCCTGGCCGGCGCGCTGGTCGCGGCGCTGCTGGAGCGCCTGGGCGCCATCGCGCGCTGGAGCCGCTTTCGCGAGCGCTGGTTCACGCCGCAGGCGCGCGGCGCGCTGGTGCTGCTGGCGCTGTGGCCCTGGGCGTTGCTGTTTCCTGCGGCGCTGCCCTTCGGCCTGGGCCAGATGTGGCAGCGGCTGCAGGACGCGCTGGCCGAGCTGCTGGAGGGCACCCCCTTCCTGGACTGGCTGCCGCTGCGCGAAGCGGCGCTGGAGCCGCTGTCGCGCGGCAGCGAGCTGCTGGCCGTTGCCCTGGGGCTGCTCATTCCCTGCCTGCTGGGCTACTGCGTGGTGCGCTCGCTGCCCCGGCGCGCCACCTTCACGCTGGCCACGGCGGCGGTCGGCGTGGGCGTCACGGCGCTGTCGGCGGGCCTGAGCTGGGGCCCGGCGCACGCCTGGGAATGGCTCACGCCCGGGGCGCGCGCCGGCGTCGTGCTGGGGCTGCTGCTGGCGCTGGCGCTGCTGGCCGTGCCGCGGCGGGCCTGCGCCGCGCTGCTGCTGGTCGTGCTGGTGCTGCACCTGGGCCTGCTCAACGACGCGCCGGCCGATGCCTATTTCACGCAGACGCTGCAGGCGTGGGAGCAGGGGCGCTTCATTCGCTTTTACGGCCTGGGCCAGTGGCTGGACTGGCTCTGGCCTTATGCAACGCTGGTGTATGTGCTGCTGCAGGTCTCGCGGCGCGAGGCGCGCTCCTAG
- a CDS encoding (2Fe-2S) ferredoxin domain-containing protein yields MSSPAQPYFQRHIFFCLNERAAPQACCAGHGAQEAFAHCKKRVKELGLAGPGKVRVNKAGCLDRCQGAPVAVVYPDGVWYSYVDHEDIDEIVESHLKNGQVVERLLLPADVGR; encoded by the coding sequence ATGTCCAGCCCTGCCCAGCCCTACTTCCAGCGCCACATCTTCTTTTGCCTGAACGAGCGCGCCGCGCCCCAGGCCTGCTGCGCCGGCCACGGCGCGCAGGAAGCCTTCGCGCACTGCAAGAAGCGCGTCAAGGAGCTGGGCCTGGCCGGGCCGGGCAAGGTGCGCGTGAACAAGGCCGGCTGCCTGGACCGCTGCCAGGGCGCGCCCGTGGCGGTGGTCTATCCGGACGGCGTGTGGTACAGCTACGTGGACCACGAGGACATCGACGAGATCGTCGAGTCGCACCTGAAGAACGGCCAGGTGGTCGAGCGGCTGCTGCTGCCGGCGGACGTGGGCCGCTGA
- a CDS encoding alpha/beta hydrolase, whose protein sequence is MNAQTERLTFTGSEGAIEVLRDVPAPDVSPRGVAVIAHPHPLYGGTMDNKVVQTLARAFVACGYAAVRFNFRGVGGTAGVHDEGRGELADMLAVVQQAAPEGPIALAGFSFGAFVASHALAQLWDGRRVERAVLVGTAASRFAVADVPQDAHLATLVIHGEHDQTVPLAAVMDWARPQQLPVTVVPGGGHFFHGQLPLLKHLAMRHLLSVLP, encoded by the coding sequence ATGAACGCCCAGACCGAACGCCTCACTTTCACCGGCTCCGAGGGGGCCATCGAGGTGCTGCGCGACGTGCCGGCGCCTGACGTGTCCCCGCGCGGCGTGGCCGTCATCGCCCACCCGCACCCCCTGTACGGCGGCACCATGGACAACAAGGTGGTGCAGACCCTGGCGCGCGCCTTCGTCGCCTGCGGCTATGCGGCCGTGCGCTTCAACTTCCGCGGCGTGGGCGGCACGGCCGGCGTGCACGACGAGGGCCGCGGCGAGCTGGCCGACATGCTGGCCGTGGTGCAGCAGGCCGCGCCCGAGGGGCCCATTGCGCTGGCCGGCTTTTCCTTCGGCGCCTTCGTGGCCAGTCACGCGCTGGCGCAGCTGTGGGACGGGCGGCGCGTCGAGCGCGCCGTGCTGGTGGGCACGGCGGCCAGCCGCTTTGCGGTGGCCGACGTGCCGCAGGATGCCCACCTGGCCACCCTGGTGATTCACGGCGAGCACGACCAGACCGTGCCGCTGGCGGCCGTGATGGACTGGGCGCGCCCACAGCAACTACCGGTTACGGTTGTGCCGGGGGGCGGCCATTTCTTTCACGGACAATTGCCGCTGCTCAAGCACCTGGCCATGCGCCATCTGCTGTCGGTCCTGCCGTGA
- a CDS encoding D-alanyl-D-alanine carboxypeptidase family protein has translation MPSALSLLRTLACALILAPAALWAQVPQPPEVAARNYLLVDVTAGQVLASKDIDAPVEQASLTKLMTGYLVFDALRAKKITLEQKLPVSERAWKMPGSRMFIDPKMQVPVDDLLKGMIVQSGNDATMALAEGVGGTAENFVRLMNEQAKALGMAGTHYKNPEGLTEPGHTTTARDLATLSTRLLQDFPEYLHYYSIKQYRYEGTPASNSNNRNTLLFRDPTVDGLKTGHTQAAGYCLVATSKREFPQVGQRRLLSIVLGAASENARANESQKLLNWGYTAFDAVKLFDAGQPAATPAIWKGTQSTLKIGRPDAIVVTVPSGSAGKLSTTVVRQDPLIAPFAKGQSVGTLKVMLGEQQVADVPLVALEEVGQAGIFGRAWDAIRLWIK, from the coding sequence ATGCCCTCTGCCCTGTCCCTGCTGCGAACCCTTGCCTGCGCCCTGATCCTCGCACCCGCTGCCCTGTGGGCGCAGGTGCCCCAGCCGCCGGAGGTCGCCGCGCGCAACTACCTGCTGGTGGACGTGACGGCCGGCCAGGTGCTGGCCTCCAAGGACATCGACGCGCCGGTGGAGCAGGCCTCGCTGACCAAGCTGATGACCGGCTACCTGGTCTTTGACGCGCTGCGCGCCAAGAAGATCACGCTGGAGCAAAAGCTGCCCGTTTCCGAACGCGCCTGGAAGATGCCCGGCTCGCGCATGTTCATCGACCCCAAGATGCAGGTGCCGGTGGACGACCTGCTCAAGGGCATGATCGTGCAGTCCGGCAACGACGCCACCATGGCGCTGGCCGAGGGCGTGGGCGGCACGGCCGAGAACTTCGTGCGCCTGATGAACGAGCAGGCCAAGGCCCTGGGAATGGCCGGCACGCACTACAAGAACCCGGAAGGCCTGACCGAGCCCGGCCACACCACCACGGCGCGCGACCTGGCCACGCTGTCCACGCGGCTGCTGCAGGACTTTCCCGAGTACCTGCACTACTACTCGATCAAGCAGTACCGCTACGAGGGCACGCCGGCGTCCAACAGCAACAACCGCAATACGCTCTTGTTCCGCGACCCGACGGTGGACGGCCTGAAGACCGGCCACACCCAGGCGGCCGGCTACTGCCTGGTGGCGACCTCCAAGCGCGAGTTCCCGCAGGTCGGCCAGCGCCGCCTGCTGTCCATCGTACTGGGCGCAGCCAGCGAGAACGCGCGCGCCAACGAAAGCCAGAAGCTGCTGAACTGGGGCTATACGGCGTTCGACGCCGTCAAGCTGTTCGATGCCGGCCAGCCCGCCGCCACGCCGGCCATCTGGAAGGGCACGCAAAGCACCCTCAAGATCGGCCGCCCGGACGCCATCGTGGTCACCGTGCCCTCGGGCAGTGCCGGCAAGCTGTCCACCACCGTGGTGCGCCAGGACCCGCTGATCGCCCCCTTCGCCAAGGGCCAGTCGGTGGGCACTTTGAAGGTCATGCTGGGCGAGCAGCAGGTGGCCGACGTGCCGCTGGTGGCGCTCGAAGAGGTGGGCCAGGCCGGCATCTTCGGCCGCGCCTGGGACGCCATCCGGCTCTGGATCAAATAA